From Corvus moneduloides isolate bCorMon1 chromosome 2, bCorMon1.pri, whole genome shotgun sequence, one genomic window encodes:
- the LOC116439983 gene encoding LOW QUALITY PROTEIN: arylsulfatase D-like (The sequence of the model RefSeq protein was modified relative to this genomic sequence to represent the inferred CDS: inserted 1 base in 1 codon) — protein sequence MNDSFSEKANSSLLPAFPPHPRTISPCICRDNHLTAADTHGCHKVKKLTRFLFLQXKNCCSDLNTPNVEMIWQLTSHWSPLATSLIFGLLLQAPPTQLSTITQPNFVLLLADDLGIGDVGCYGNDTIRTPNIDRLAKEGVKLTQHIAAAPLCTPSRAAFLTGRYPLRSGMDAVNDYRVIFWNAGSGGLPPNETTFAKILQQQGYSTGLIGKWHQGVNCESRNDHCHHPLKHGFDYFYGMPFTLISDCQPTETPEMDRAFRRKLWLSTQMIGLITLTAVLGRLTGLISVQQKTLTCLAAFSLLFFVSWFSSYGFVRYWNCIMMRNHGITEQPMVTDRTTSLVLQESISFIERNKHRPFLLFLSFLHSHTPLLTTEKFLGRSRHGLYGDNVEEMDWMVGQVLDAIDKEGLKDTTLVYFASDHGGWLERQEGKRQLGGWNGIYKGGKAMGGWEGGIRVPGIFRWPGVLPAGTVIDEPTSLMDIYPTVVHLAGGAVPQDRVIDGRDLLPLLRGAVPHSEHEFLFHYCGVHLHAARWHQRDTGAVWKAHYVTPIFSPPGAGACYDRGFCPCFGEGVTHHEPPLLFELSQDPSEAKPLSAETEPLFDTVIRKIGRAIEGHRRTLTPVPEQLSVSNVVWKPWLQPCCGMFPFCWCDKEGDNKLTDL from the exons GATTTGAACACTCCAAATGTAGAAATGATTTGGCAACTAACATCTCATTG GTCTCCTCTGGCTACATCCCTGATTTTTGGTCTGCTTCTGCAGGCACCACCCACACAGCTTTCCACCATCACACAGCCAAACTTTGTCCTGTTGCTGGCTGATGATCTCGGCATAGGGGACGTAGGTTGCTATGGGAATGATACTATCAG GACCCCGAACATTGATCGCCTGGCAAAGGAAGGAGTGAAGCTGACCCAACACATTGCTGCAGCTCCGCTTTGCacccccagcagagcagctttcctCACTGGCAGATATCCCCTCCGATCAG GGATGGATGCTGTAAATGATTACCGTGTTATTTTTTGGAATGCCGGCTCAGGAGGGCTTCCTCCAAATGAAACCACTTTTGCCAAAAtactgcagcagcaaggctACAGCACAGGACTGATAG GGAAGTGGCATCAAGGTGTTAACTGTGAATCCCGCAATGACCATTGCCATCACCCTTTAAAACATGGATTTGACTATTTCTACGGGATGCCTTTTACACTAATAAGTGACTGTCAGCCAACAGAAACACCGGAGATGGACAGAGCCTTTAGAAGGAAACTCTGGCTTTCCACTCAAATGATTGGCCTCATTACACTCACTGCTGTCCTTGGAAGACTGACTGGCTTGATTTCAGTCCAGCAGAAAACACTGACCTGCCTTGCTGCGTTTAGTCTCCTGTTCTTCGTATCCTGGTTCTCAAGTTATGGATTTGTACGGTACTGGAACTGCATTATGATGAGAAACCATGGAATTACTGAGCAGCCAATGGTGACAGACAGAACTACGTCCCTTGTCTTGCAAGAGTCCATTTCATTTATTGAAAG AAATAAGCACAGAccattcctcctctttctttcctttttgcattCCCACACCCCTCTCCTCACCACAGAGAAGTTTCTTGGGAGGAGCAGACACGGTTTATATGGAGACAACGTAGAGGAAATGGACTGGATGGTGG GCCAGGTTCTAGATGCTATTGACAAGGAAGGCTTGAAAGATACTACACTAGTTTACTTTGCCTCAGATCATGGTGGATGGCTGGAaagacaagaaggaaaaaggcagcTGGGTGGCTGGAATGGAATATACAAAG gtggaaaagctatgggaggctgggaaggaggaatcCGTGTCCCAGGAATATTTAGATGGCCAGGAGTGTTACCTGCAGGCACAGTTATTGATGAACCTACAAGCCTTATGGATATTTATCCTACAGTAGTTCATTTGGCTGGAGGGGCAGTGCCTCAGGACAG GGTAATCGACGGCCGGGATCTGCTGCCGTTACTGCGAGGAGCGGTGCCGCACTCGGAGCACGAGTTCCTGTTCCATTACTGCGGCGTTCACTTACATGCTGCGCGCTGGCACCAGAGGGACA ctggagctgtttgGAAGGCTCATTATGTGACTCCCATCTTCAgtcctcctggagctggggcttgttATGATAGAGGATTTTGCCCATGCTTTGGGGAAGGCGTGACCCATCATGAGCCTCCATTGCTGTTTGAACTCTCGCAAGACCCCTCTGAAGCCAAACCTCTCTCGGCTGAGACAGAGCCCCTCTTTGACACTGTCATAAGGAAGATTGGCAGAGCCATAGAGGGGCATCGCAGGACACTGACTCCAgtcccagagcagctctctgtGTCCAACGTGGTGTGGAAGCCATGGCTGCAGCCATGCTGTGGGATGTTCCCGTTCTGTTGGTGTGATAAGGAAGGTGATAATAAACTTACTGACCTATAA